The sequence CAAACAGCAATTTCATACCCCATCCTATCCTTCCCCTAAAATATGGGAAGGGACTTTCTTCTCCCCCTGGATTAGGGGGAGATGCAGAGGGGGTATATTGTGTTTTCAAACAAAGTACCTAAACCTGCAGGGCTAAAGCCGCGCTTCCTGAATTATTCAAAGCTCTCATAGCAAAAACGAGATTTCTCTCCGCCCTTGAGCGAATCTAAATAACACTTCTTGGGTACTTGTCATCTCGACCGAAGCGGAGAGATCTCAATGCCAAATAACGAAATAGATTTCTCCACTCCACCGAGCTTAACTATCCTCATTGATAAATATATTTTTATACTCCTGAGTTTCAACACCCTTTATTTTCTGAAAGAGCGGTTTTTCCACTTTCAACTCGATTCCCCCTTCCTTTCTGCACTCCAGGAAAATCTGCCTGGCTGGTTTGTCAATATCCGGATGTAAAAATCTCACTCTTTTCGGCTCTATACCGTATTTCCGGCAATAGTAAAAGGCTTCCACTGCTAAATCGGCTTCATAACAAAAATAAAACAGACCTTTATTCTTCAAATAGCTTCTGCAGAATTTCAGAATATCATCCAGATTGAGATTATCACTGAAACGGGCTCTGTTTTCCTCATCCGTGGTACACTGTCTGCCTGTGTGGGATTTTCTGTATGGCGGGT comes from Flexistipes sp. and encodes:
- a CDS encoding tRNA1(Val) (adenine(37)-N6)-methyltransferase, whose product is METIDTILDRRIEICQPSEGYRFNADSVILSRFVDGEKYFSNILDIGAGSGLISVLLNYLYGYGKIDAVEISSQMYECLLKTMDINKLDNVIKPFNMDLKQFKPSKPYDMIISNPPYRKSHTGRQCTTDEENRARFSDNLNLDDILKFCRSYLKNKGLFYFCYEADLAVEAFYYCRKYGIEPKRVRFLHPDIDKPARQIFLECRKEGGIELKVEKPLFQKIKGVETQEYKNIFINEDS